One segment of Streptomyces sp. NA02950 DNA contains the following:
- a CDS encoding condensation domain-containing protein has translation MTIQRPDPTDPRMSFPADVRRAPLMWSQELYWYVYHVPLPVAHSAKVEVIVRMPGSGVAESVVLSAIGKLMLRHEALRTLYPTDRSGVPFQLVLDRFEVPLPFRREGNEPEDIEAVFDALVTPPMDQAVDLPLRIGFTVQDRRVATLVLILNHISADGASIPPIRADLEKYLSSPDAEYPTPANGRQTSIQPLALARQQRSGMHDSVHAKALRHCEEILFSAPGAQFPRFRSMRNTDPRMAAGDPYRRVSLHSPQLFSALKTICARPDFSASSRISTAFIMAVSALSGNPRAVVRTTFSNRFREVRESVGCFFQEAWVAVHPLPHLTVAELMADAKLRIFAGARHAQYSYLQFRDLKARVESQRGISIRLGTVFDCGDRFEEKLQNPDTPAWPAEARPSRSMKRGDCVMPEEYTDLALRSYPMNGDVVLDLIAHKSVIEPDQIDRLLIGMEQFLIAWADEPDLADATVSEVVERFGLPTAHYGEGWAYVDHSWVNTAKLARILCSVEGVEAALVSVVERSAQEQALMARLVGAPSSQATVRAHILAVLREEADLMCPHEFVWCDELPEPEASTSTEFAASGTATFSSDTTSETRSGPNRQAVEARHRAMVTALSVVLGDAPVDLDSSYGQQGGSAALAPAVVKHLAQLGFVGPTPDDLLGPWPLHAVAELCTPHHDSVAR, from the coding sequence ATGACGATCCAGCGGCCGGATCCCACGGATCCACGGATGTCGTTCCCGGCGGATGTGCGGCGGGCGCCACTGATGTGGTCTCAGGAGCTGTACTGGTACGTGTACCACGTACCGCTTCCCGTCGCCCACAGCGCGAAGGTCGAAGTGATCGTCCGAATGCCGGGTTCGGGGGTCGCGGAGAGCGTGGTTCTTTCCGCCATTGGGAAGCTGATGCTCCGGCACGAGGCGCTCCGCACTCTCTATCCGACAGATCGGTCCGGTGTTCCCTTTCAGCTGGTCCTTGATCGGTTCGAGGTTCCACTTCCGTTCCGACGGGAAGGAAATGAGCCGGAAGACATCGAAGCGGTCTTCGATGCCCTTGTCACGCCACCCATGGATCAGGCCGTGGACCTTCCACTGCGAATAGGTTTCACGGTGCAGGATCGACGTGTCGCCACGCTCGTCCTGATCCTGAACCACATCTCTGCTGATGGGGCGAGCATTCCTCCCATTCGAGCGGACCTGGAGAAATATCTGAGTTCCCCGGATGCAGAGTACCCGACTCCGGCGAACGGACGGCAGACGAGCATCCAGCCGCTCGCGCTCGCACGGCAACAACGATCGGGAATGCACGATTCTGTGCACGCCAAGGCCTTGCGGCATTGCGAAGAGATCCTTTTCTCTGCGCCGGGCGCCCAGTTCCCCCGCTTTCGTTCCATGAGGAATACCGATCCGCGCATGGCGGCCGGCGATCCTTATCGGCGAGTAAGCCTCCATTCGCCCCAACTTTTCTCAGCCCTGAAAACGATATGTGCACGGCCGGATTTCAGCGCGTCATCCCGGATTTCTACGGCGTTCATCATGGCTGTCTCCGCCCTGTCCGGAAACCCCAGGGCCGTTGTCAGGACGACCTTCTCAAATCGATTTCGGGAGGTCAGGGAATCCGTCGGTTGCTTCTTCCAGGAAGCGTGGGTAGCTGTGCACCCGCTTCCGCATCTCACCGTCGCGGAACTGATGGCCGACGCCAAACTGCGGATCTTCGCGGGGGCTCGGCACGCGCAGTACTCCTACCTGCAATTTCGTGACCTGAAAGCGCGGGTCGAGTCACAGCGTGGCATCTCGATCCGGCTGGGCACAGTCTTCGACTGCGGCGACCGGTTCGAGGAGAAGCTGCAGAACCCGGACACCCCAGCCTGGCCCGCAGAAGCGCGACCGAGCAGGTCGATGAAAAGGGGCGACTGTGTGATGCCCGAGGAGTACACCGACCTCGCTCTCAGAAGTTACCCGATGAATGGCGATGTAGTCTTGGACCTCATCGCGCACAAGTCCGTGATCGAGCCGGACCAGATCGACAGGCTGCTGATCGGCATGGAACAGTTCCTCATCGCCTGGGCGGACGAGCCGGACCTGGCCGACGCCACCGTCTCGGAGGTCGTCGAACGATTCGGACTGCCGACCGCACATTACGGTGAGGGCTGGGCCTACGTCGATCACAGTTGGGTGAACACGGCAAAGCTGGCACGAATCCTCTGTTCGGTCGAGGGGGTCGAGGCTGCTCTGGTCAGCGTCGTGGAACGCTCTGCGCAAGAGCAGGCCCTCATGGCTCGCCTCGTCGGGGCGCCGAGCAGCCAGGCGACGGTCCGGGCACACATCCTGGCCGTGCTGCGCGAAGAAGCGGACCTCATGTGCCCGCACGAGTTCGTGTGGTGCGACGAGTTGCCGGAGCCCGAGGCTTCGACATCCACCGAGTTCGCCGCGTCTGGCACGGCGACCTTCAGCTCGGACACCACCTCGGAAACTCGTAGTGGCCCAAACCGTCAGGCCGTCGAGGCGCGCCACCGGGCAATGGTGACGGCTCTGTCGGTCGTTCTGGGCGACGCCCCGGTCGATCTGGACTCCTCGTACGGCCAGCAGGGCGGTAGCGCCGCTCTGGCACCTGCGGTGGTGAAGCACTTGGCGCAGCTGGGATTCGTGGGACCCACCCCGGACGATCTCCTCGGACCGTGGCCCTTGCACGCCGTAGCAGAACTCTGCACCCCGCACCACGACTCGGTCGCTCGATGA
- a CDS encoding GNAT family N-acetyltransferase: protein MNLKTARLELLPLDPGQHAEALHTVYGNAAVMRWWTSIPTGSVAQTRQLLAEEQARPDATLWALRRADDKLVIGMAGLLGGVAIPGLTWILAEQAWGQGFATEAATAVIDYAFRHVGHDRVEAWVESTNTRSMAVCRKTGLTERGRLSQRYEHREQPHETIVFGRAKKSDPISVLHLDPVLQVADVSATVELLRTALAARVSFTVGEPADMAGLVFGPWSTGPGVRLVRRPAQECAPLEFGLDVSAGFADLYQAVAASGVTGIEPPADKPWGNREFAFRLPEGHRIVVSAPG, encoded by the coding sequence ATGAATCTCAAGACCGCTCGGCTGGAACTGCTGCCACTCGACCCGGGCCAGCATGCCGAAGCGCTGCACACGGTGTACGGAAACGCGGCGGTGATGCGATGGTGGACCTCCATCCCGACCGGCTCGGTGGCGCAGACACGCCAGCTGCTCGCTGAGGAGCAGGCGAGACCCGATGCGACGTTGTGGGCGTTGCGCCGAGCCGATGACAAGCTGGTGATCGGCATGGCCGGTTTGCTTGGTGGCGTGGCCATCCCGGGTCTGACCTGGATCCTGGCCGAACAGGCGTGGGGACAGGGGTTCGCCACCGAGGCGGCCACCGCGGTCATCGACTACGCCTTCCGGCACGTCGGGCACGACCGGGTGGAAGCCTGGGTCGAGTCGACCAACACCCGCTCGATGGCGGTGTGTCGGAAGACCGGCCTGACCGAACGCGGCCGGCTGTCCCAGCGGTACGAGCACCGGGAGCAGCCGCACGAGACGATCGTGTTCGGTCGTGCGAAGAAGTCGGACCCGATCTCGGTGCTCCACCTCGATCCGGTGCTCCAGGTCGCCGATGTGTCGGCCACGGTGGAGCTGTTGCGTACCGCCTTGGCGGCCCGGGTGTCTTTCACCGTGGGCGAGCCCGCCGACATGGCCGGGCTCGTCTTCGGCCCGTGGAGCACCGGGCCCGGGGTACGCCTGGTCCGGCGTCCGGCCCAGGAGTGTGCTCCGCTGGAGTTCGGCCTCGACGTCAGCGCCGGCTTCGCCGACCTCTACCAGGCGGTAGCGGCCTCGGGCGTCACCGGCATCGAGCCGCCCGCCGACAAACCGTGGGGGAATCGCGAGTTCGCGTTCCGGCTACCGGAGGGGCATCGCATCGTGGTGAGCGCCCCGGGCTGA